A region from the Leopardus geoffroyi isolate Oge1 chromosome C2, O.geoffroyi_Oge1_pat1.0, whole genome shotgun sequence genome encodes:
- the LOC123610839 gene encoding T-cell receptor-associated transmembrane adapter 1 isoform X2 produces the protein MPGKMYRCTEDYIPREDEYYIEDTPIYGNLDDVVPEPVDENCYEQMKARPERSANELQKATAPAQTTEEAQVFYSFVDHNSEGKRRKPKKQNTDLSHKDEETQLCAADAILSNTTSVDNFPFESQEVEENVHDDPIRLFGLIRAKREPINSLDYDIAQ, from the exons gGAGGATGAGTATTATATTGAAGACACACCAATTTATGGTAACTTAGATGATGTGGTCCCAG AACCAGTGGATGAAAATTGTTATGAACAAATGAAAGCACGACCTGAGAGATCTGCAAATGAACTACAAAAAGCCACTGCACCTGCACAG ACAACCGAGGAAGCACAGGTATTCTATTCCTTTGTGGATCACAACTCTGAGGGGAAGCGCAGGAAGCCCAAGAAACAGAATACCGATCTGTCACACAAGGACGAAGAAACCCAGTTATGTGCTGCAGATGCCATCCTTTCTAACACCACTTCAGTAGACAACTTCCCATTTGAGAGCCAGGAAGTAGAGGAAAATGTTCATGATGACCCCATCAGACTATTTGGATTGATTCGTGCAAAGAGAGAACCTATAAACTCGCTGGACTATGATATAGCTCAGTAA